The following are encoded together in the Citrus sinensis cultivar Valencia sweet orange chromosome 1, DVS_A1.0, whole genome shotgun sequence genome:
- the LOC102620113 gene encoding protein GFS12 isoform X3: MEDEEENHHHHHFKQQQQLHFCFECLHRRIKSDFSDQLIFSYGISNSPLPFASSAVVQMNNSSSENLLASQFILVYCRSLENDCLTKYVDEYVVDNNGGSDSQVEENDIVGSISEQATSTDSLRDESRCLANGGGEKSEDRIEYGTWICNHSGRFSCSRIMTALFPIAFIGICSYSIFEELASNFLSGCLEDRVLGSLNFLIEGKGSGQESKNFLRLIGVPSFDESSVPGCLRHPNIAPVLGLLKTSGLITSVIPKTPYTLENILQFSPNALKSEWHVRFLMYQLLSAIAYLHSLGIAHRSVCPSNVLLTDSCWSWLYICDKPLVGFNSIADWCTIPTSPMIGCCIEGCSSQGLYADLKLSQSMDWHSQFNRWWRGELSNFEYLLFLNKLAGRRWGDYTFHMVMPWVIDFSTKPDENFDSGSRDLSKSKWRLAKGDEQLDFTYSSSEIPHHVSDECLSELAVCSYKARRLPLSVLRTAVRSVYEPNEYPSTMQRLYQWTPDECIPEFYCDPQIFYSQHSGMTDLAVPPWAGSPEEFIKLHRDALESDRVSSRIHHWIDITFGYKMSGQAAIDAKNVMLPSSEPTKPKSVGRLQLFTQPHPVRQTATWEKGSRKCKFVRSQNNNEVDNVSSLLPEAAYLQELEEALAFSDHARHLSPRYYNHQESFGMHISPTKEFSSESFVGTISNPFENGSRHMLSDIDLEYLLEHLEVEGEGSMEYQELLLWRQKSSYSKTFSKDCSKDIFSIGCLLAELHLRRPLFDSISLAVYLENGDLPGVMEELPSHTRILVEACITKDWTRRPSAKSLLESPYFPSTVKSSYLFVAPLQLIARHGSRLQYAANFAKLGALKAMGSFAAERCAPYCLPLVATPLSDAEAECAYVLLKEFIKCLSPKAVRTMILPAIQKILQTTGYSHLKVSLLQDSFVREIWNRIGKQAYLEMVHPLVISNLYAAPHKSSASAASVLLIGSSEELGVPITVHQTILPLIQCFGRGICPDGIDVVVRIGGLLGETFIVRQMLPLLKHVARSSIDVSNTNKPEPVQSWSALSLIDCLMTLDGLVAFLPREVVVKELIEDRSCLHVMVLMHTNLEITVLQVAASTLMAICQRIGPDLTALHVLPHLKELFDELAFSQECSDESGSLGGSLKVPKPKVDGESQIESRMDLVLLLYPSFASLLGIEKLRQCCATWLLLEQFLLRYHNWKWEYTGESSRISEENISAKRPLLNKGSTSQCNPAKLLLNGVGWSIPQSQGSRSSKNLIPQRRVYDYHKSSVERQEATSNLMKCEPWFWFPTPAASWDGPDFLGRVGGLKDESPWKIKASILSSIRAHHGALRSVAVGQDECTVFTAGIGPGFKGTVQKWELTRINCVSGYYGHEEVVNDICVLSSSGRIASCDGTLHVWNSQTGKLLSIFAEQSMDSLHGGSPSSSISKINNDQVHRY, encoded by the exons ATGGAAGACGaagaagaaaatcatcatcatcatcattttaaaCAACAGCAGCAGTTACATTTCTGCTTCGAGTGTCTTCACCGTCGCATAAAATCTGATTTCTCcgatcaattaattttctcttatgGCATATCCAATTCTCCTCTTCCATTTGCCTCTTCCGCGGTTGTTCAG ATGAACAATTCTAGTAGCGAGAACTTGTTGGCTTCTCAGTTCATTTTGGTTTATTGTCGTAGTCTTGAAAACGATTGCCTCACCAAATACGT TGATGAGTATGTTGTGGACAATAATGGAGGAAGTGATAGTCAAGTCGAGGAAAATGATATTGTTGGAAGTATTAGTGAACAAGCTACTTCAACGGATTCTTTACGGGATGAATCTCGGTGTTTGGCGAATGGTGGTGGAGAGAAGTCCGAAGACAGGATAGAATATGGAACTTGGATCTGTAATCATTCTGGGAGGTTCTCTTGCTCAAGAATAATGACTGCATTGTTCCCAATTGCTTTTATTGGCATTTGTTCTTACTCTATCTTCGAAGAGCTTGCTTCTAATTTCTTGTCTGGGTGTCTTGAAGATCGTGTATTGGGTTCACTCAATTTTCTAATTGAAGGGAAAGGTTCCGGGCAAGAGAGTAAAAATTTTCTACGTCTAATTGGGGTACCTTCCTTTGATGAGAGTAGTGTCCCTGGTTGCCTGAGGCATCCAAACATTGCTCCTGTTCTTGGGTTGCTTAAAACATCTGGTTTAATTACTTCAGTTATTCCTAAAACTCCATATACCTTGGAAAACATTCTTCAATTCAGCCCCAATGCATTAAAGTCTGAGTGGCATGTAAGGTTTCTAATGTATCAGCTACTCTCTGCCATAGCTTACTTGCACAGTCTAGGCATTGCCCATAGGAGTGTATGCCCATCCAATGTATTGTTGACTGATTCATGCTGGTCTTGGCTGTACATCTGTGATAAGCCTTTAGTAGGATTCAATTCAATAGCTGACTGGTGCACTATCCCTACCTCCCCAATGATAGGCTGCTGCATAGAGGGTTGCTCTTCTCAAGGACTTTATGCTGATTTGAAGCTTTCCCAATCTATGGACTGGCATTCTCAGTTTAATAGATGGTGGCGAGGAGAGCTGAGTAATTTCGAGTATCTACTCTTCTTGAATAAGTTAGCTGGAAGAAGGTGGGGTGACTACACATTTCATATGGTAATGCCATGGGTAATAGATTTTAGTACAAAACCTGATGAGAATTTTGATTCAGGATCGAGGGATTTGAGCAAGAGCAAATGGCGGCTGGCAAAAGGAGATGAGCAGTTGGACTTCACCTATTCATCATCTGAAATTCCACATCATGTGTCTGATGAATGTCTCTCTGAACTGGCTGTTTGCAGTTATAAAGCTAGGAGGCTACCTCTGAGTGTTTTGCGCACAGCCGTGCGTTCCGTTTATGAACCTAATGAGTATCCTTCTACCATGCAAAGACTTTACCAGTGGACCCCTGATGagtgcattccagaattttacTGTGAtccccaaattttttattctcaacACTCTGGTATGACTGACTTGGCTGTACCTCCATGGGCTGGTAGTCCTGaggaatttataaaattgcaTCGGGATGCTTTGGAAAGTGATCGCGTCTCGAGTAGAATTCATCATTGGATTGATATCACTTTTGGGTACAAAATGTCGGGGCAGGCGGCCATTGATGCGAAGAATGTTATGCTGCCTTCGTCAGAGCCGACAAAGCCAAAGTCGGTTGGACGTCTCCAACTTTTTACTCAACCGCATCCTGTACGACAAACAGCTACCTGGGAAAAAGGGTCAAGGAAGTGTAAATTTGTTAGGTCCCAGAACAACAACGAAGTGGATAATGTGAGTTCTCTCCTCCCAGAAGCTGCCTATTTACAGGAACTAGAAGAAGCATTAGCTTTTTCTGATCATGCTAGACATTTGAGTCCCCGGTATTATAACCATCAAGAAAGCTTTGGTATGCACATATCTccaacaaaagaattttcaagtGAGAGTTTTGTAGGAACTATTTCCAATCCATTTGAAAATGGTAGTCGTCATATGCTGTCTGATATtgatttggaatatcttctGGAGCATTTAGAAGTGGAGGGCGAAGGTTCCATGGAATATCAGGAGTTACTACTCTGGAGGCAGAAATCATCTTATTCAAAGACCTTCTCTAAAGATTGTTCAAAGGATATATTTTCTATTGGTTGTCTCTTGGCAGAACTTCATTTGCGCAGGCCTCTTTTTGATTCGATCTCATTGGCCGTATACTTGGAAAATGGTGACTTACCTGGAGTGATGGAGGAACTTCCTTCTCACACAAGAATACTTGTTGAAGCATGCATCACAAAGGACTGGACAAG GCGGCCATCAGCCAAAAGTCTTCTAGAATCGCCATATTTTCCTTCAACAGTCAAGTCATCGTACCTTTTTGTTGCCCCACTTCAGCTTATTGCAAGACATGGATCTCGCCTTCAATATGCTGCAAATTTTGCTAAACTAGGAGCTCTGAAAGCTATGGGATCTTTTGCTGCTGAAAGGTGTGCCCCTTACTGTTTACCTCTTGTAGCAACTCCTTTATCAGATGCCGAAGCCGAATGCGCTTACGTGCTACTAAAAGAATTCATAAAATGTTTGTCACCAAAAGCTGTGAGGACAATGATCTTGCCTGCTATCCAGAAGATTTTACAG ACAACAGGTTATTCACATTTGAAGGTTTCTCTTCTTCAAGATTCATTTGTGCGAGAGATATGGAACAGGATTGGTAAGCAAGCATATCTGGAAATGGTACATCCACTGGTCATATCAAATTTGTATGCTGCTCCTCATAAGAGTTCAGCTTCTGCTGCTTCCGTGCTACTCATTGGCTCTAGTGAAGAGCTTGGTGTACCGATAACCGTTCATCAG ACAATCCTCCCTCTAATTCAATGCTTTGGGAGAGGAATCTGTCCCGATGGAATAGATGTGGTGGTTAGAATTG GTGGTCTTTTAGGGGAGACGTTTATTGTCAGACAGATGCTGCCATTACTAAAACATGTTGCTCGTTCCAGCATTGATGTGTCAAATACGAATAAACCTGAGCCAGTGCAGAGCTGGAGTGCATTATCTCTTATTGATTGTCTAATGACATTAGATGGTCTAGTTGCATTCTTACCTAGGGAGGTGGTTGTAAAGGAGCTCATAGAA GATCGAAGCTGCCTGCATGTTATGGTTCTCATGCACACAAATTTGGAAATTACAGTTCTTCAg GTTGCTGCTTCGACTCTCATGGCAATTTGTCAGCGGATTGGACCGGACTTGACAGCATTGCATGTTCTTCCACACCTTAAAGAACTGTTTGACGAGCTTGCTTTCTCACAGGAATGTAGTGATGAATCTGGTTCTCTTGGCGGAAGCTTGAAGGTTCCCAAACCAAAAGTTGATGGGGAGTCTCAAATCGAAAGCCGAATGGATCTTGT GTTGCTTCTTTATCCTTCTTTTGCATCTCTTCTTGGGATAGAGAAACTTCGTCAGTGTTGTGCTACCTGGTTACTTCTTGAGCAGTTTCTTCTACGATATCATAATTGGAAG TGGGAATATACTGGAGAATCATCTCGCATTAGTGAAGAGAACATCAGTGCTAAAAGACCGCTTCTGAATAAAGGCTCAACCTCTCAGTGCAATCCTGCCAAACTGTTGCTTAATGGGGTTGGGTGGTCGATTCCACAATCACAAGGAAGTAGAAGTTCCAAAAACTTGATCCCTCAAAGACGGGTTTATGATTATCATAAGAGTTCGGTTGAAAGACAAGAAGCAACTTCTAACCTAATGAAGTGTGAGCCCTGGTTTTGGTTCCCTACTCCAGCTGCAAGTTGGGATGGGCCGGACTTTCTTGGACGGGTAGGGGGTCTGAAAGATGAATCTCCATGGAAGATAAAAGCATCTATTTTATCCTCAATACGTGCACATCATGGAGCATTAAGATCTGTGGCAGTTGGTCAAGATGAGTGTACGGTTTTCACTGCTGGCATCGGTCCAGGATTCAAAGGAACTGTACAGAAGTGGGAACTGACAAGAATAAATTGCGTATCTGGCTATTATGGCCATGAAGAG GTTGTAAACGACATTTGCGTCCTATCATCTAGTGGAAGGATAGCATCTTGTGATGGAACTTTACATGTTTGGAATAGCCAAACAGGGAAACTTTTATCAATATTTGCCGAACAATCCATGGATTCTTTGCATGGTGGAAGTCCTTCATCttctatttcaaaaattaataatgaccAG GTTCATCGATATTAA
- the LOC102620113 gene encoding protein GFS12 isoform X1 encodes MEDEEENHHHHHFKQQQQLHFCFECLHRRIKSDFSDQLIFSYGISNSPLPFASSAVVQMNNSSSENLLASQFILVYCRSLENDCLTKYVDEYVVDNNGGSDSQVEENDIVGSISEQATSTDSLRDESRCLANGGGEKSEDRIEYGTWICNHSGRFSCSRIMTALFPIAFIGICSYSIFEELASNFLSGCLEDRVLGSLNFLIEGKGSGQESKNFLRLIGVPSFDESSVPGCLRHPNIAPVLGLLKTSGLITSVIPKTPYTLENILQFSPNALKSEWHVRFLMYQLLSAIAYLHSLGIAHRSVCPSNVLLTDSCWSWLYICDKPLVGFNSIADWCTIPTSPMIGCCIEGCSSQGLYADLKLSQSMDWHSQFNRWWRGELSNFEYLLFLNKLAGRRWGDYTFHMVMPWVIDFSTKPDENFDSGSRDLSKSKWRLAKGDEQLDFTYSSSEIPHHVSDECLSELAVCSYKARRLPLSVLRTAVRSVYEPNEYPSTMQRLYQWTPDECIPEFYCDPQIFYSQHSGMTDLAVPPWAGSPEEFIKLHRDALESDRVSSRIHHWIDITFGYKMSGQAAIDAKNVMLPSSEPTKPKSVGRLQLFTQPHPVRQTATWEKGSRKCKFVRSQNNNEVDNVSSLLPEAAYLQELEEALAFSDHARHLSPRYYNHQESFGMHISPTKEFSSESFVGTISNPFENGSRHMLSDIDLEYLLEHLEVEGEGSMEYQELLLWRQKSSYSKTFSKDCSKDIFSIGCLLAELHLRRPLFDSISLAVYLENGDLPGVMEELPSHTRILVEACITKDWTRRPSAKSLLESPYFPSTVKSSYLFVAPLQLIARHGSRLQYAANFAKLGALKAMGSFAAERCAPYCLPLVATPLSDAEAECAYVLLKEFIKCLSPKAVRTMILPAIQKILQTTGYSHLKVSLLQDSFVREIWNRIGKQAYLEMVHPLVISNLYAAPHKSSASAASVLLIGSSEELGVPITVHQTILPLIQCFGRGICPDGIDVVVRIGGLLGETFIVRQMLPLLKHVARSSIDVSNTNKPEPVQSWSALSLIDCLMTLDGLVAFLPREVVVKELIEDRSCLHVMVLMHTNLEITVLQVAASTLMAICQRIGPDLTALHVLPHLKELFDELAFSQECSDESGSLGGSLKVPKPKVDGESQIESRMDLVLLLYPSFASLLGIEKLRQCCATWLLLEQFLLRYHNWKWEYTGESSRISEENISAKRPLLNKGSTSQCNPAKLLLNGVGWSIPQSQGSRSSKNLIPQRRVYDYHKSSVERQEATSNLMKCEPWFWFPTPAASWDGPDFLGRVGGLKDESPWKIKASILSSIRAHHGALRSVAVGQDECTVFTAGIGPGFKGTVQKWELTRINCVSGYYGHEEVVNDICVLSSSGRIASCDGTLHVWNSQTGKLLSIFAEQSMDSLHGGSPSSSISKINNDQVGMLNSNALSSGILSTAFDGNLYTCLHHIECVERLVVGIGNGSLRFIDINQGQKLHLWRGEPTELGFPSLVSAICSCGSEKMQAGGAVASPSWIAAGLSSGQCRLFDVRSGNVIASWRAHDGYVTKLAAPEDHLLVSSSLDKTLRIWDLRRNWPSQPTVFKGHTNGISGFSVWGQDVISISNNKIGLSSLSKSADEDGQHRLVPQKLYMADNGAKNLSVLSSISILPFSRLFLVGTEDGYLRLCC; translated from the exons ATGGAAGACGaagaagaaaatcatcatcatcatcattttaaaCAACAGCAGCAGTTACATTTCTGCTTCGAGTGTCTTCACCGTCGCATAAAATCTGATTTCTCcgatcaattaattttctcttatgGCATATCCAATTCTCCTCTTCCATTTGCCTCTTCCGCGGTTGTTCAG ATGAACAATTCTAGTAGCGAGAACTTGTTGGCTTCTCAGTTCATTTTGGTTTATTGTCGTAGTCTTGAAAACGATTGCCTCACCAAATACGT TGATGAGTATGTTGTGGACAATAATGGAGGAAGTGATAGTCAAGTCGAGGAAAATGATATTGTTGGAAGTATTAGTGAACAAGCTACTTCAACGGATTCTTTACGGGATGAATCTCGGTGTTTGGCGAATGGTGGTGGAGAGAAGTCCGAAGACAGGATAGAATATGGAACTTGGATCTGTAATCATTCTGGGAGGTTCTCTTGCTCAAGAATAATGACTGCATTGTTCCCAATTGCTTTTATTGGCATTTGTTCTTACTCTATCTTCGAAGAGCTTGCTTCTAATTTCTTGTCTGGGTGTCTTGAAGATCGTGTATTGGGTTCACTCAATTTTCTAATTGAAGGGAAAGGTTCCGGGCAAGAGAGTAAAAATTTTCTACGTCTAATTGGGGTACCTTCCTTTGATGAGAGTAGTGTCCCTGGTTGCCTGAGGCATCCAAACATTGCTCCTGTTCTTGGGTTGCTTAAAACATCTGGTTTAATTACTTCAGTTATTCCTAAAACTCCATATACCTTGGAAAACATTCTTCAATTCAGCCCCAATGCATTAAAGTCTGAGTGGCATGTAAGGTTTCTAATGTATCAGCTACTCTCTGCCATAGCTTACTTGCACAGTCTAGGCATTGCCCATAGGAGTGTATGCCCATCCAATGTATTGTTGACTGATTCATGCTGGTCTTGGCTGTACATCTGTGATAAGCCTTTAGTAGGATTCAATTCAATAGCTGACTGGTGCACTATCCCTACCTCCCCAATGATAGGCTGCTGCATAGAGGGTTGCTCTTCTCAAGGACTTTATGCTGATTTGAAGCTTTCCCAATCTATGGACTGGCATTCTCAGTTTAATAGATGGTGGCGAGGAGAGCTGAGTAATTTCGAGTATCTACTCTTCTTGAATAAGTTAGCTGGAAGAAGGTGGGGTGACTACACATTTCATATGGTAATGCCATGGGTAATAGATTTTAGTACAAAACCTGATGAGAATTTTGATTCAGGATCGAGGGATTTGAGCAAGAGCAAATGGCGGCTGGCAAAAGGAGATGAGCAGTTGGACTTCACCTATTCATCATCTGAAATTCCACATCATGTGTCTGATGAATGTCTCTCTGAACTGGCTGTTTGCAGTTATAAAGCTAGGAGGCTACCTCTGAGTGTTTTGCGCACAGCCGTGCGTTCCGTTTATGAACCTAATGAGTATCCTTCTACCATGCAAAGACTTTACCAGTGGACCCCTGATGagtgcattccagaattttacTGTGAtccccaaattttttattctcaacACTCTGGTATGACTGACTTGGCTGTACCTCCATGGGCTGGTAGTCCTGaggaatttataaaattgcaTCGGGATGCTTTGGAAAGTGATCGCGTCTCGAGTAGAATTCATCATTGGATTGATATCACTTTTGGGTACAAAATGTCGGGGCAGGCGGCCATTGATGCGAAGAATGTTATGCTGCCTTCGTCAGAGCCGACAAAGCCAAAGTCGGTTGGACGTCTCCAACTTTTTACTCAACCGCATCCTGTACGACAAACAGCTACCTGGGAAAAAGGGTCAAGGAAGTGTAAATTTGTTAGGTCCCAGAACAACAACGAAGTGGATAATGTGAGTTCTCTCCTCCCAGAAGCTGCCTATTTACAGGAACTAGAAGAAGCATTAGCTTTTTCTGATCATGCTAGACATTTGAGTCCCCGGTATTATAACCATCAAGAAAGCTTTGGTATGCACATATCTccaacaaaagaattttcaagtGAGAGTTTTGTAGGAACTATTTCCAATCCATTTGAAAATGGTAGTCGTCATATGCTGTCTGATATtgatttggaatatcttctGGAGCATTTAGAAGTGGAGGGCGAAGGTTCCATGGAATATCAGGAGTTACTACTCTGGAGGCAGAAATCATCTTATTCAAAGACCTTCTCTAAAGATTGTTCAAAGGATATATTTTCTATTGGTTGTCTCTTGGCAGAACTTCATTTGCGCAGGCCTCTTTTTGATTCGATCTCATTGGCCGTATACTTGGAAAATGGTGACTTACCTGGAGTGATGGAGGAACTTCCTTCTCACACAAGAATACTTGTTGAAGCATGCATCACAAAGGACTGGACAAG GCGGCCATCAGCCAAAAGTCTTCTAGAATCGCCATATTTTCCTTCAACAGTCAAGTCATCGTACCTTTTTGTTGCCCCACTTCAGCTTATTGCAAGACATGGATCTCGCCTTCAATATGCTGCAAATTTTGCTAAACTAGGAGCTCTGAAAGCTATGGGATCTTTTGCTGCTGAAAGGTGTGCCCCTTACTGTTTACCTCTTGTAGCAACTCCTTTATCAGATGCCGAAGCCGAATGCGCTTACGTGCTACTAAAAGAATTCATAAAATGTTTGTCACCAAAAGCTGTGAGGACAATGATCTTGCCTGCTATCCAGAAGATTTTACAG ACAACAGGTTATTCACATTTGAAGGTTTCTCTTCTTCAAGATTCATTTGTGCGAGAGATATGGAACAGGATTGGTAAGCAAGCATATCTGGAAATGGTACATCCACTGGTCATATCAAATTTGTATGCTGCTCCTCATAAGAGTTCAGCTTCTGCTGCTTCCGTGCTACTCATTGGCTCTAGTGAAGAGCTTGGTGTACCGATAACCGTTCATCAG ACAATCCTCCCTCTAATTCAATGCTTTGGGAGAGGAATCTGTCCCGATGGAATAGATGTGGTGGTTAGAATTG GTGGTCTTTTAGGGGAGACGTTTATTGTCAGACAGATGCTGCCATTACTAAAACATGTTGCTCGTTCCAGCATTGATGTGTCAAATACGAATAAACCTGAGCCAGTGCAGAGCTGGAGTGCATTATCTCTTATTGATTGTCTAATGACATTAGATGGTCTAGTTGCATTCTTACCTAGGGAGGTGGTTGTAAAGGAGCTCATAGAA GATCGAAGCTGCCTGCATGTTATGGTTCTCATGCACACAAATTTGGAAATTACAGTTCTTCAg GTTGCTGCTTCGACTCTCATGGCAATTTGTCAGCGGATTGGACCGGACTTGACAGCATTGCATGTTCTTCCACACCTTAAAGAACTGTTTGACGAGCTTGCTTTCTCACAGGAATGTAGTGATGAATCTGGTTCTCTTGGCGGAAGCTTGAAGGTTCCCAAACCAAAAGTTGATGGGGAGTCTCAAATCGAAAGCCGAATGGATCTTGT GTTGCTTCTTTATCCTTCTTTTGCATCTCTTCTTGGGATAGAGAAACTTCGTCAGTGTTGTGCTACCTGGTTACTTCTTGAGCAGTTTCTTCTACGATATCATAATTGGAAG TGGGAATATACTGGAGAATCATCTCGCATTAGTGAAGAGAACATCAGTGCTAAAAGACCGCTTCTGAATAAAGGCTCAACCTCTCAGTGCAATCCTGCCAAACTGTTGCTTAATGGGGTTGGGTGGTCGATTCCACAATCACAAGGAAGTAGAAGTTCCAAAAACTTGATCCCTCAAAGACGGGTTTATGATTATCATAAGAGTTCGGTTGAAAGACAAGAAGCAACTTCTAACCTAATGAAGTGTGAGCCCTGGTTTTGGTTCCCTACTCCAGCTGCAAGTTGGGATGGGCCGGACTTTCTTGGACGGGTAGGGGGTCTGAAAGATGAATCTCCATGGAAGATAAAAGCATCTATTTTATCCTCAATACGTGCACATCATGGAGCATTAAGATCTGTGGCAGTTGGTCAAGATGAGTGTACGGTTTTCACTGCTGGCATCGGTCCAGGATTCAAAGGAACTGTACAGAAGTGGGAACTGACAAGAATAAATTGCGTATCTGGCTATTATGGCCATGAAGAG GTTGTAAACGACATTTGCGTCCTATCATCTAGTGGAAGGATAGCATCTTGTGATGGAACTTTACATGTTTGGAATAGCCAAACAGGGAAACTTTTATCAATATTTGCCGAACAATCCATGGATTCTTTGCATGGTGGAAGTCCTTCATCttctatttcaaaaattaataatgaccAGGTCGGTATGCTGAACTCTAACGCCTTATCTAGTGGAATATTGTCGACTGCATTCGATGGAAACTTGTACACTTGTCTGCATCATATAGAATGTGTTGAGAGGCTTGTTGTTGGCATTGGAAATGGTTCTCTCAG GTTCATCGATATTAACCAGGGTCAAAAGCTTCATTTGTGGAGGGGTGAACCTACTGAATTGGGTTTCCCGTCTCTTGTCTCTGCCATATGCTCATGTGGGTCAGAAAAAATGCAAGCAGGTGGAGCTGTTGCCTCGCCATCGTGGATTGCAGCTGGATTAAGTTCTGGCCAATGTAGGCTATTTGATGTGAGGAGTGGAAATGTTATTGCTTCTTGGAGGGCTCATGATGGATATGTGACAAAG TTGGCTGCACCAGAGGACCATTTGCTTGTTTCCAGTTCCCTTGACAAGACTTTGCGAATTTGGGACTTGAGAAG GAATTGGCCGTCACAACCAACTGTTTTCAAAGGTCACACAAATGGGATATCTGGCTTCTCTGTCTGGGGGCAGGATGTGATTTCTATCTCCAACAACAAGATTGGACTTTCTTCTTTATCCAAATCTGCCGATGAA GATGGGCAGCATCGGCTTGTACCTCAAAAGTTATATATGGCGGATAATGGGGCGAAAAACTTGTCGGTATTGTCAAGCATAAGTATTCTACCCTTCTCGCGATTGTTTCTAGTTGGAACAGAAGATGGTTATCTAAGACTATGTTGTTAG